The proteins below are encoded in one region of Ferroplasma acidiphilum:
- a CDS encoding CaiB/BaiF CoA transferase family protein, which produces MKRVIELGQIVAGPTAGLIFADMGFEVIKVEKPCSGDISRELNGTSAGTFMYYNRGKKSLELDIKTDFGKEVLTKLLSTADIIVENMAPGTMKKIGFSYEDVKKINSRIIYVSIKGYMEGPYENRKSLDYPIEIESGLAYMTGTKDRPMRMGASIVDMVAAILGVTKAFQLISENKGGLVEIGLFETAMFLAGQHIATYEIEKKDLEPINEMNFAWGIYDYFMSSDNKKLFIAVATDDQWKKFCEGFGLQSIITDEKFSSNNARYMHRDFLIPLIQKKLLSMKYEEIKNVLDLYNISYGTLNKPWDLLHDPQALKYMVNMNYNNNSYEVPRLPFSVAQNNNAPTLGNCTKKILSDLGYSDTRIEEAIKTMIK; this is translated from the coding sequence ATGAAGAGGGTTATAGAATTGGGGCAGATAGTAGCAGGGCCCACTGCAGGATTAATTTTTGCTGACATGGGATTCGAGGTTATAAAAGTTGAAAAACCATGCAGCGGTGATATATCAAGGGAATTAAACGGAACCAGCGCTGGAACATTTATGTATTATAACAGGGGCAAAAAAAGCCTTGAACTGGATATTAAAACAGATTTTGGAAAAGAAGTACTGACTAAACTTTTGAGTACTGCAGATATTATTGTGGAAAATATGGCACCCGGCACTATGAAAAAAATTGGATTCTCCTATGAAGATGTTAAAAAAATCAATAGCCGAATCATATATGTATCCATAAAGGGATATATGGAAGGCCCTTACGAAAATAGAAAATCCCTTGATTATCCAATAGAAATAGAATCTGGCCTTGCTTATATGACCGGGACAAAAGATCGGCCGATGAGAATGGGTGCATCAATAGTAGACATGGTAGCTGCTATACTTGGTGTTACAAAGGCTTTCCAGTTAATTTCAGAAAATAAGGGCGGGCTGGTAGAAATAGGCCTTTTTGAAACTGCAATGTTTCTGGCAGGGCAGCATATAGCAACATACGAGATAGAAAAAAAGGATCTGGAACCTATAAATGAAATGAATTTCGCATGGGGTATATATGACTATTTTATGTCATCTGATAATAAGAAACTTTTCATAGCTGTAGCCACGGATGACCAGTGGAAAAAATTCTGTGAAGGTTTTGGGCTGCAAAGCATAATCACGGATGAAAAATTTTCCAGCAACAATGCAAGGTATATGCACAGAGATTTTCTTATACCATTAATTCAGAAGAAGCTATTATCTATGAAGTATGAAGAGATAAAAAATGTACTGGATTTATATAATATAAGTTACGGAACACTTAATAAGCCCTGGGATCTGTTGCATGACCCGCAGGCTCTGAAATATATGGTAAATATGAATTACAACAATAATAGCTATGAAGTCCCAAGGCTCCCGTTTTCGGTGGCGCAGAATAATAACGCACCAACACTTGGAAATTGTACCAAAAAAATACTGTCTGATCTGGGTTATAGTGATACCCGGATAGAAGAGGCAATAAAAACAATGATTAAATAA
- a CDS encoding MFS transporter — MQNKPYEGSVSDRLERIPFSSVQRDFLLMVAGGEWAETLMLLGNGAILALVVSVLGITHSLGATIITTAFFLGEFVGSAFFGWLADRRGRKFVFLYNLLVFSFGMLIAGFMSDPFLIAVFIFIGGIGVGGEFPLVDSFTTEMMPAKVRGNRLAWVYTIAVTAGFVIAFLTYEMDIIAPTYYSWRILFWFMAVVGFAIWAVRTRLKESPRWLEVHGEYKKANEITTEWEQKTMERKHLKELPPVTTNTPIEQNRSKYKDIFEPDVRKRSIMMIIFQFFQSGIFYGFTALSPLFLIDKGFDLPKTLEFTFLIYAGFFFGSVFNLFIIDKVERKWGIIGTAVLAGIFGTAFAVVSNVYLIVIFGFITTFLLWNFSNFYHAYQAEIFPTRIRPTAAGTVYAVSRVSTAILTLFIVDIFLPHGVLASFGIIWVFIAIVVVDIWVLGPKSSKEQVETIAQLYCPVNISYIYPLKI; from the coding sequence ATGCAAAATAAACCTTATGAAGGTAGTGTTTCAGACAGGCTTGAACGGATTCCATTCAGTTCAGTGCAGAGAGATTTCCTGCTGATGGTAGCCGGTGGAGAGTGGGCTGAAACTTTGATGTTGCTGGGCAATGGTGCAATTTTAGCACTGGTTGTATCTGTATTGGGAATTACACACAGCCTTGGTGCTACTATTATAACTACTGCATTCTTCCTCGGGGAGTTTGTGGGAAGTGCGTTCTTTGGATGGCTCGCAGATAGGAGGGGAAGAAAATTTGTCTTCCTTTATAATCTTCTGGTATTTTCATTCGGAATGCTTATAGCTGGATTCATGTCAGATCCATTCCTAATCGCCGTATTCATATTTATAGGTGGCATAGGTGTTGGTGGTGAGTTCCCCCTGGTGGACTCATTTACCACTGAAATGATGCCAGCAAAGGTTCGTGGCAACCGTCTGGCGTGGGTTTATACAATAGCTGTAACAGCTGGCTTTGTCATAGCGTTCCTGACATATGAAATGGATATAATAGCGCCGACTTATTACTCATGGAGAATACTATTCTGGTTCATGGCTGTGGTTGGATTCGCAATATGGGCCGTCAGGACAAGGCTTAAGGAATCACCAAGATGGCTTGAGGTACATGGAGAATACAAAAAAGCCAACGAAATTACCACTGAGTGGGAACAGAAAACTATGGAGAGAAAACATCTAAAGGAACTCCCGCCTGTTACAACGAATACCCCCATTGAACAAAACAGAAGCAAATACAAGGATATTTTCGAACCGGATGTCAGGAAAAGGTCAATAATGATGATTATCTTCCAGTTCTTCCAATCCGGCATATTCTATGGATTTACAGCACTATCCCCATTATTCCTTATTGATAAGGGCTTTGACCTGCCAAAAACTCTGGAATTTACATTCCTGATATATGCTGGATTCTTCTTTGGGTCAGTATTCAATCTGTTCATAATAGACAAAGTTGAAAGAAAATGGGGAATAATAGGCACCGCTGTCCTCGCAGGAATATTTGGAACTGCATTTGCAGTGGTGTCAAATGTATATCTGATTGTAATATTCGGATTCATAACAACATTCCTGCTATGGAATTTCTCAAATTTCTACCACGCTTACCAGGCAGAAATATTCCCTACAAGAATCAGGCCAACAGCTGCCGGAACAGTATATGCAGTCAGCAGGGTATCAACTGCAATTTTAACACTGTTTATAGTTGATATATTCCTGCCGCATGGTGTTCTTGCAAGTTTCGGGATAATATGGGTTTTCATAGCCATAGTTGTTGTCGATATATGGGTTCTTGGTCCGAAAAGTTCTAAGGAACAGGTAGAAACAATAGCACAATTATATTGTCCCGTAAATATTTCCTATATATACCCTCTAAAAATATAA
- a CDS encoding IS481-like element ISFac5 family transposase: MKLNEKKIKYIIREKNKRRSSTEIAKEMKITTRYVNYIYKKYRDNGEYTIGKRKHRELNSKDIEIVKKIRYEYPMSGPERIRKYLKRKGIIIAKNNIYRILLLLNMVDNSNNKKKQRKYIKYERKHSNSLWHMDWTKYSDSEKLIIIEDDASRFIVGMGIYGEETIDNTIEALEIAINTYGKPEEILTDHGTQFFSNGKNGIPGDHNKFQEYLDNSNIKHILGRVKHPETNGKLERLNYTIKRLRPYFSTWEEVVYHYNYERMHDSLSDGDNIVTPAMAYKNKMVVK; the protein is encoded by the coding sequence ATGAAGTTAAATGAGAAAAAAATAAAATATATAATAAGGGAGAAAAATAAGAGAAGATCATCTACAGAAATAGCTAAGGAAATGAAAATAACAACAAGGTATGTAAATTACATATACAAAAAATACAGGGATAATGGAGAATATACAATAGGTAAAAGGAAACATAGGGAATTAAACAGCAAGGATATAGAAATAGTTAAAAAAATAAGATATGAATACCCTATGTCAGGACCTGAAAGAATAAGGAAATACCTTAAAAGAAAGGGGATAATAATAGCTAAAAACAATATATACAGAATACTGTTATTATTAAATATGGTTGATAACAGCAATAATAAGAAGAAACAGAGAAAATATATAAAATATGAGAGGAAACATAGCAACTCACTATGGCATATGGACTGGACTAAATACAGTGACAGTGAGAAGTTAATAATAATAGAAGATGATGCTTCAAGGTTCATAGTAGGAATGGGAATATACGGTGAGGAAACAATAGATAATACAATAGAAGCACTGGAAATAGCAATAAACACTTACGGTAAGCCTGAAGAGATATTAACAGACCATGGAACACAGTTCTTTTCAAATGGTAAGAATGGAATACCTGGAGATCACAATAAGTTCCAGGAATACTTAGATAACAGTAATATAAAACACATACTTGGAAGGGTAAAACACCCTGAAACAAATGGAAAACTGGAGAGATTAAACTATACCATAAAACGTTTAAGGCCATATTTCAGTACCTGGGAAGAGGTAGTATACCATTACAACTATGAAAGGATGCATGACTCACTGTCAGATGGTGATAATATAGTTACACCAGCAATGGCATATAAAAATAAAATGGTGGTAAAATGA
- a CDS encoding NRAMP family divalent metal transporter: protein MDVDDLHKRRRLLNRDTIALFGPAWLVMMADMDASSYIGAAQTGATLGYGLIWLMLILIIPLYVIQELAGRIGIATKGGLGDIVRKNYGKRIASIVALPMALTDTVTYGIEYLGIGIGLEIMGLSIYYTIPVIYVIHILIVTRKKYSEAEKPLIIISLLLIIALLLSLALRGIIPVSSPLANPILIKPTAGYFFLLAANVGAVIMPFMIFFQASATGLKLGDLDGGHIRITRRRSLRIMRKETLAGAIVTELLMVIAEMAFAGIPHANHSSFFATPQQLGKVLIPVAGSFSPIILGIGLIAAGFIALITISLGSAWGIAESLNLKKKSYWIIYILESLPAVVAIMLINPSSMIAIVLYLLIFFVFALIAPLAMMWIIGRNKNIMGDLVLSRKNEVVYLLMFGLIIATACIAVTT, encoded by the coding sequence ATGGACGTAGACGATTTACATAAAAGGCGGAGATTATTAAACAGGGATACCATCGCCCTATTCGGGCCTGCATGGCTTGTCATGATGGCTGATATGGATGCCTCCTCATATATTGGAGCAGCACAAACCGGTGCAACTCTTGGATACGGCTTAATATGGCTTATGCTCATTCTTATAATACCGCTATATGTGATTCAGGAACTTGCTGGAAGGATCGGGATAGCAACTAAAGGCGGGCTTGGGGACATTGTCAGGAAGAATTACGGGAAAAGAATAGCATCCATTGTTGCTTTGCCCATGGCTTTAACCGATACGGTAACCTATGGCATTGAATACCTTGGAATAGGAATAGGCCTGGAAATAATGGGCCTTTCAATTTATTATACTATTCCAGTTATATATGTTATACACATATTAATTGTTACAAGAAAAAAATATAGCGAGGCTGAAAAGCCCCTTATTATAATTTCACTGCTTTTGATAATCGCATTGCTTCTATCGCTGGCATTGAGAGGCATTATACCTGTGTCATCACCTCTGGCCAACCCCATATTGATAAAACCTACCGCAGGGTATTTCTTCCTGCTTGCAGCTAATGTTGGTGCAGTAATAATGCCATTTATGATATTCTTCCAGGCATCAGCTACCGGGTTGAAACTCGGTGATCTGGATGGTGGACATATAAGAATTACACGGCGCAGGTCTCTCAGAATAATGCGCAAAGAAACACTCGCCGGAGCCATAGTGACTGAACTTCTTATGGTTATTGCTGAAATGGCTTTTGCGGGAATCCCACATGCAAATCATTCATCCTTTTTTGCAACTCCACAGCAACTTGGCAAAGTACTTATTCCGGTAGCAGGGTCTTTCTCACCAATTATCCTCGGAATAGGATTAATAGCTGCAGGTTTTATTGCACTTATTACCATATCCCTCGGGAGTGCATGGGGCATAGCTGAATCTCTTAACCTGAAAAAGAAATCATACTGGATTATATATATACTTGAAAGCCTGCCAGCCGTAGTAGCAATAATGCTTATCAACCCATCAAGCATGATAGCAATTGTCCTGTATCTCCTTATATTCTTTGTTTTTGCATTGATTGCACCTCTGGCAATGATGTGGATAATTGGCAGAAACAAAAATATAATGGGGGACCTTGTATTATCAAGGAAAAATGAGGTTGTATACCTTCTCATGTTTGGATTAATAATAGCTACTGCATGCATAGCGGTTACAACATAA
- a CDS encoding DNA-directed RNA polymerase subunit N: MIIPVRCFSCGKVIGSDYVRFVEESKKIRKDTGHDPTGKEKSEILDNLGVDRYCCRRMILSNADLLDEVISYS, encoded by the coding sequence ATGATAATACCGGTGAGATGTTTCAGCTGTGGCAAGGTTATCGGTTCCGATTACGTAAGATTTGTAGAAGAATCTAAAAAAATACGCAAGGATACCGGACACGACCCTACTGGCAAAGAAAAATCAGAGATACTTGACAACCTTGGCGTTGACAGGTACTGCTGCAGAAGGATGATACTTTCAAACGCAGACCTGCTGGATGAGGTTATCTCATATTCCTGA
- a CDS encoding 30S ribosomal protein S9: MSNEILTIGKRKTAVARAITRKGNGKVFINGKPVELYPIELLRNKVMEPLKILGDRANEIDIEIKVTGGGNTGQTDAARTAMAKGIVKYFSDDHELENTIRTYDRTMLVNDIRRKMPKKPMGSGARAKRQKSYR; the protein is encoded by the coding sequence ATGAGCAATGAAATACTTACAATAGGAAAGAGAAAAACTGCAGTTGCAAGGGCCATAACCCGCAAGGGCAACGGGAAAGTCTTCATAAACGGCAAACCGGTAGAACTCTATCCTATAGAACTTTTGAGAAATAAAGTCATGGAGCCCCTGAAGATACTGGGAGACAGGGCGAATGAAATAGATATAGAAATAAAGGTAACCGGAGGAGGAAATACCGGGCAAACAGACGCCGCAAGAACTGCAATGGCAAAGGGAATAGTAAAATACTTCTCAGATGACCACGAACTGGAAAACACAATCAGGACATATGACAGGACGATGCTGGTAAACGACATAAGGAGAAAAATGCCGAAAAAACCTATGGGTTCAGGAGCCAGGGCGAAGAGGCAGAAATCATACAGGTGA
- a CDS encoding 50S ribosomal protein L13: MIYIDGDNHIYGRLSTYVAKQLLSGEEVVIVNASKIAITGSRKFILDKFNHRRNIGSVRKGPYYPRTPDQIMRRSVSEMLPIKKTKGLEALKRCKVYSGIPKSLTDVEFVKIDKAMNTNATGFITLGDISKILGENQ; the protein is encoded by the coding sequence ATGATATATATTGATGGCGACAACCATATTTACGGAAGGCTTTCAACCTATGTGGCGAAACAGCTTCTTTCAGGCGAAGAGGTCGTTATAGTTAATGCTTCTAAAATAGCCATAACAGGAAGCAGGAAGTTTATTCTTGATAAATTTAACCACAGGAGAAATATAGGAAGTGTAAGAAAAGGTCCATACTATCCCAGAACACCGGACCAGATTATGAGAAGATCGGTAAGTGAAATGCTTCCAATAAAGAAAACAAAGGGGCTTGAAGCACTTAAAAGGTGCAAGGTATACAGCGGCATACCAAAATCCTTAACTGATGTTGAATTTGTTAAAATAGACAAGGCTATGAATACAAACGCAACAGGATTTATAACACTGGGAGACATTTCAAAGATATTAGGTGAGAACCAATGA
- a CDS encoding 50S ribosomal protein L18e: MSIKVERKTSVYLIDVINNLLERSRESQSIFWRDIASRLNSSRNHYADVNLGKLDRVVSEGDTVVIPGTLLSSGILHKKVRIAAVKASDKAKLKLAESGSEFIELKDLADENPKGTNLKIIK; encoded by the coding sequence ATGTCGATCAAAGTAGAGAGAAAGACAAGCGTCTATTTAATAGATGTAATAAACAATTTGCTTGAAAGATCGAGGGAAAGCCAGAGCATATTCTGGCGTGATATTGCCTCTCGATTAAATTCTTCAAGAAACCATTACGCAGACGTGAACCTTGGGAAACTTGACAGGGTTGTTTCTGAGGGAGATACTGTGGTTATACCCGGAACACTTCTTTCATCAGGAATACTCCATAAAAAGGTCAGAATTGCAGCGGTAAAAGCAAGTGATAAGGCAAAGCTTAAACTTGCCGAATCAGGTAGCGAGTTCATAGAGTTAAAGGATCTTGCCGATGAAAATCCAAAGGGTACCAATTTAAAAATTATAAAGTGA
- a CDS encoding MFS transporter — MLSVHKRIDELPVSPFLLKITLLSSMGIFMDGYVLSIYSIAILYMRDYFHLVSGTPFYVYYIAFMGSSLFIGMFFGSIILGNLSDKYGRKKIYEYDLIITMVFLIMSGISTNILEFIIFEILAGVGIGADYPISSSIQAEFSPKNKRGKFLVFNIFSWTIGGVVLLLVAIPVILYIPAAINWRILYLTGAIIPFFVILSRRNLPESPFWLTGKGKDSEALKSSNYLGKSAGMEVDELPVVESGNSKIRDLFSKKYLYYTIFVSVAWFSYDVSSYGVWEYTPSAFAYSNSNIVMVVLATLLEELPVFIGFLICMYYVEKTGRKSLELIGFGGAAVSLIIFAAVSNFIALGILLTFFAFATMHLFHNMGPTNLTYDYPVEIFPTRIRGTAMGFATSVSRVGAIVGTIAFPIILFTLPFTFVLIFLVVFEVIGFSITFLLAPETKGKSLN, encoded by the coding sequence ATGCTTTCTGTTCATAAAAGAATAGATGAACTGCCAGTAAGCCCGTTTCTGCTAAAAATCACACTGCTTTCCTCAATGGGTATTTTCATGGATGGCTATGTGCTTTCAATTTACTCAATTGCCATACTTTATATGCGTGATTACTTCCACCTGGTTTCTGGAACGCCATTTTACGTTTATTACATTGCATTCATGGGTTCTTCCCTGTTTATAGGAATGTTCTTTGGAAGCATAATTCTCGGGAACCTCTCCGATAAGTATGGCAGGAAAAAAATATACGAATACGACTTGATTATAACAATGGTATTTCTCATTATGAGTGGCATTTCTACCAATATTCTTGAATTTATAATATTCGAAATTCTGGCAGGTGTGGGAATTGGCGCAGATTATCCAATAAGCTCATCAATTCAGGCAGAATTCTCGCCGAAAAACAAACGTGGCAAATTCCTTGTGTTTAACATATTTTCCTGGACAATCGGTGGTGTTGTCCTTCTGCTTGTGGCAATTCCTGTTATTCTCTACATTCCTGCAGCTATAAACTGGAGAATATTATACCTTACAGGTGCAATTATACCATTTTTCGTTATACTATCGCGGAGAAACCTGCCAGAGAGCCCATTCTGGCTTACAGGAAAAGGAAAAGACAGTGAGGCATTAAAATCATCCAATTACCTGGGCAAATCAGCAGGCATGGAAGTGGATGAACTTCCCGTTGTGGAAAGTGGGAATTCAAAAATCAGGGATTTATTCTCCAAAAAATATCTTTATTATACTATATTCGTCTCAGTTGCATGGTTTTCATACGATGTTTCCAGTTATGGCGTCTGGGAATATACCCCATCTGCTTTTGCTTATAGCAATTCCAACATTGTTATGGTTGTGCTCGCCACCCTCCTTGAGGAATTGCCAGTCTTTATAGGTTTTCTTATATGCATGTACTATGTTGAAAAAACCGGGAGGAAGAGCCTGGAGCTAATAGGTTTTGGCGGTGCCGCTGTTTCTCTTATTATCTTTGCTGCAGTATCAAATTTTATTGCCCTTGGAATACTTCTGACCTTCTTTGCATTCGCAACAATGCACCTTTTCCATAATATGGGGCCAACAAACCTTACCTATGATTATCCTGTGGAGATATTCCCAACAAGGATCCGTGGAACTGCAATGGGTTTTGCCACATCAGTATCCAGAGTAGGTGCTATTGTCGGCACCATAGCATTTCCAATTATACTATTTACACTGCCATTTACATTTGTCCTGATTTTCCTTGTGGTGTTTGAAGTAATAGGTTTTTCCATTACTTTCCTGCTTGCACCGGAGACGAAGGGCAAAAGCCTTAATTGA
- a CDS encoding RNA methyltransferase has translation MLDLDKIISVVLVEPKYQGNIGAVARSMANSGISDLRIVKTPIETEAIYRSMHGRYILENAKIFNSLKEAVSGFEIIAGTSDISKSGEKFRRVPTGPEEFWSTNGLTGQKVALVFGREDNGLNYEELGMCNFFLKIIGNPEYPVYNLSHAVAIILYEMIKANYSCNATITHDLIGRDKIDTLAGRLEELLAKIDYNEQEIDTLMNMLNRIIARANITDSEFFKIMGIMRQTINRLQ, from the coding sequence ATGTTAGACCTTGATAAAATTATTTCTGTGGTTCTGGTTGAACCAAAATACCAGGGCAATATAGGGGCAGTTGCCAGATCAATGGCAAATAGTGGAATAAGCGATCTCAGGATAGTTAAAACCCCTATTGAAACAGAAGCTATTTACCGGTCTATGCATGGCCGTTATATTTTAGAAAATGCAAAAATTTTTAATTCTCTTAAGGAAGCTGTGAGTGGCTTTGAGATAATAGCAGGGACTTCAGATATCTCTAAATCCGGCGAAAAGTTCAGGAGAGTTCCAACCGGGCCTGAAGAGTTCTGGTCAACTAACGGGCTTACAGGGCAGAAAGTTGCCCTTGTATTTGGAAGGGAGGACAACGGTCTCAACTATGAAGAACTGGGAATGTGCAATTTTTTCCTGAAAATAATAGGGAACCCTGAATATCCTGTATACAATTTATCACATGCTGTTGCAATAATACTATATGAAATGATCAAGGCAAACTATTCATGCAATGCTACTATAACACATGACCTCATAGGGCGTGACAAAATTGATACACTTGCAGGAAGGCTTGAAGAATTGCTGGCTAAAATAGACTATAATGAACAGGAAATTGATACGCTCATGAATATGCTCAATCGCATAATAGCACGGGCAAATATAACTGATTCTGAATTTTTTAAAATAATGGGAATCATGCGCCAGACCATAAACAGATTGCAATAA
- a CDS encoding FKBP-type peptidyl-prolyl cis-trans isomerase → MNDGDFIELSFEMRAGQDKKLISTSKEDLAKQENIFDDKKKYKNAVIVIGTDGLFKEINDSFKQAELGKEYEVTVPAKDAYGMRDTKNIKVVPMREFQRNKINPEIGKEVNINNKVGRIISVTPGRVLIDYNHELAGKDLYYKYQISKVIDDVKGKVNAIIDMDYSDSDNFVVEIENDSISIQIPEEAKFDVNWIDSKYKIVNDIRKYMPEKDVVVKELYKKEEKKEEKKEEAPAENKEEKKEDSKENQKDNVKETQ, encoded by the coding sequence ATGAACGATGGAGATTTCATAGAATTAAGCTTTGAAATGCGTGCAGGGCAGGATAAAAAATTGATTTCAACTAGCAAGGAAGACTTAGCCAAACAGGAAAATATATTTGACGATAAGAAAAAGTACAAAAATGCAGTTATTGTTATTGGCACAGATGGCCTTTTCAAGGAAATTAACGATTCATTTAAGCAGGCAGAGCTCGGCAAAGAGTACGAGGTAACAGTCCCGGCAAAGGATGCATATGGCATGAGAGATACCAAAAACATTAAGGTTGTCCCCATGAGAGAATTCCAGAGAAATAAGATTAATCCTGAAATTGGAAAAGAAGTAAATATAAACAACAAAGTCGGCAGAATAATATCTGTTACTCCAGGCAGGGTTTTAATTGATTATAACCATGAGCTTGCTGGAAAAGACCTTTACTATAAGTACCAGATTAGCAAGGTTATCGACGATGTCAAGGGAAAAGTAAACGCAATAATAGATATGGACTATTCAGATTCAGATAATTTTGTGGTCGAAATAGAAAATGATTCTATAAGCATTCAGATTCCGGAAGAAGCAAAATTTGACGTTAACTGGATAGATTCCAAGTATAAAATCGTAAACGATATAAGGAAATACATGCCTGAGAAAGACGTAGTTGTAAAAGAACTTTATAAGAAAGAGGAGAAAAAAGAAGAAAAGAAGGAAGAAGCTCCTGCCGAGAACAAGGAGGAGAAAAAAGAAGATTCAAAGGAAAACCAGAAAGACAACGTCAAAGAAACACAATAA
- a CDS encoding D-glyceraldehyde dehydrogenase, translating to MKIYIDGTWKESSNGNTLNKYNPSTGEVLDTFPAATKDDIDAAMDSAESAFPSWSDMGTQERAKILYKAVELISQKRGELENLLTLEVGKIKREAIDEVDGVIDQIQYYAEFERKLTGDIVEGSSSKRKIFQYKVPYGIVVAITPWNFPAAMVVRKLAPALLTGNTVILKPSSDTPLTANWIVNKFIEAGIPKGVLNFVTGRGSEIGDYIVNHKKVGLVTMTGSTSTGQKIMQNASSNMAKLILELGGKAPFIVWKDADMIRALKSLIWAKYLNVGQSCIAAERLYIHEDIYDKFMSKFVAITKKLTTGDPDTSDVGPLINKNALAGMVQTVNNAKDSGYKILTGGNTPDLQGKYKNGYFFAPTIIENVPQDSGLFQDEIFGPIIGTEKISGVDEMYRKANDSKFGLASYLFTEDPELMLEASEKIRFGELYINMPGPEASQGYHTGFRMTGQAGEGSKYGINEYLKLKNVYVDYSKKALYINTINNSLFDNL from the coding sequence ATGAAAATATATATTGATGGAACATGGAAAGAATCATCAAATGGAAATACGTTAAACAAGTACAACCCGAGCACTGGAGAAGTTCTTGATACATTTCCCGCTGCCACTAAAGATGATATTGATGCAGCTATGGATTCCGCTGAATCCGCATTTCCCTCATGGTCAGATATGGGAACACAGGAAAGGGCAAAAATCCTGTATAAGGCAGTAGAATTAATATCGCAGAAAAGAGGGGAGCTTGAAAACCTGCTAACTTTAGAAGTTGGAAAAATAAAACGTGAGGCTATAGATGAAGTTGATGGTGTTATTGACCAGATTCAATACTACGCTGAATTTGAAAGGAAGCTAACAGGAGATATAGTGGAAGGGTCCAGTTCAAAAAGGAAAATATTCCAGTATAAAGTTCCATATGGCATAGTGGTTGCAATAACGCCATGGAATTTTCCGGCAGCTATGGTTGTGAGAAAGCTTGCACCGGCATTGTTGACAGGAAATACCGTTATACTGAAGCCAAGTTCAGATACACCGCTTACTGCCAACTGGATCGTCAATAAATTTATAGAAGCAGGAATACCCAAGGGAGTTTTGAACTTTGTAACAGGCCGTGGATCTGAAATAGGTGATTATATAGTAAACCATAAAAAGGTCGGCCTGGTAACTATGACAGGTTCAACTTCAACCGGGCAAAAAATCATGCAAAATGCATCCTCAAATATGGCAAAATTAATTCTGGAACTTGGTGGAAAAGCCCCATTTATCGTATGGAAGGACGCTGATATGATAAGGGCATTGAAAAGCCTAATATGGGCAAAGTACCTCAATGTTGGACAATCGTGTATAGCTGCAGAGAGATTGTACATACATGAAGATATATATGACAAATTTATGTCAAAGTTTGTCGCAATCACAAAGAAATTGACAACAGGGGATCCGGATACATCCGATGTTGGGCCACTGATAAATAAAAACGCGCTGGCTGGGATGGTACAGACAGTAAACAATGCAAAGGATTCCGGGTATAAAATACTCACAGGCGGCAATACTCCGGACCTTCAGGGAAAGTATAAAAACGGGTATTTCTTTGCACCAACCATAATAGAAAACGTTCCACAGGATTCCGGATTATTCCAGGATGAGATATTTGGCCCTATTATAGGCACTGAAAAGATTTCCGGGGTAGATGAGATGTATAGAAAAGCAAACGATTCGAAGTTTGGATTGGCATCTTACCTGTTCACTGAAGACCCTGAACTCATGCTGGAGGCATCCGAGAAAATCAGATTCGGGGAACTCTATATAAACATGCCAGGGCCTGAAGCGTCACAGGGCTACCATACAGGATTTAGAATGACAGGTCAGGCAGGAGAAGGCAGCAAATATGGAATAAACGAATATCTGAAGTTAAAAAATGTATATGTTGATTATTCAAAGAAGGCACTTTACATAAATACTATAAACAACAGCCTTTTTGATAATCTATAA